The following proteins come from a genomic window of Deinococcus sp. KSM4-11:
- a CDS encoding ABC transporter permease, whose amino-acid sequence MTTIAAPTATPSRTRRWPKPTLLVGLALLLVLLALALFPKALSPYSPTDFDYKAILQGPSARHLFGTDNFGRDVLSRVIHGTRIDLQIALFTTLFPFIFGTLLGALTGYLGRWADALVGRIADLVVVFPFLVLVIAIVAVLGPGLTNMYIAVSAVGWVSYWRLTRGQVISEKKAEYAQAGRVLGYSPARILLRHLLPNAVTPAIVYLMTDMSLGILLGASLGYLGLGAQPPTPEWGVMVSDGKNFMATAWWISTFPGLALTLAGVTFSLIGDGLADALRPRS is encoded by the coding sequence ATGACGACCATTGCTGCGCCGACCGCCACGCCCAGCCGCACCCGGCGGTGGCCGAAACCCACCCTGCTGGTCGGGCTGGCCCTGCTGCTCGTGCTGCTGGCCCTGGCGCTGTTCCCCAAAGCGCTCTCGCCCTACAGCCCCACCGACTTCGACTACAAGGCCATCCTCCAGGGCCCCAGCGCGCGGCACCTCTTCGGCACGGACAATTTCGGTCGGGACGTGCTGAGCCGCGTGATCCACGGCACCCGCATCGACCTGCAGATCGCGCTGTTCACGACCCTCTTCCCGTTCATCTTCGGCACGCTGCTGGGCGCGCTGACCGGGTACCTGGGCCGCTGGGCCGACGCGCTGGTCGGGCGGATCGCGGATCTGGTCGTGGTCTTCCCGTTCCTGGTGCTGGTTATCGCCATCGTGGCGGTGCTGGGGCCAGGCCTGACCAACATGTACATCGCGGTCAGCGCGGTCGGGTGGGTGTCGTACTGGCGCCTGACGCGCGGCCAGGTGATCAGCGAGAAGAAGGCCGAGTACGCGCAGGCTGGACGGGTGCTCGGGTACTCACCGGCGCGCATCCTGCTGCGGCACCTGCTGCCCAACGCGGTCACGCCGGCCATCGTGTACCTGATGACCGACATGAGCCTCGGCATCCTGCTCGGTGCGTCGCTGGGCTACCTGGGGCTGGGCGCGCAGCCGCCCACCCCGGAGTGGGGCGTGATGGTCTCAGACGGCAAGAACTTCATGGCGACCGCGTGGTGGATCAGCACCTTCCCTGGATTGGCCCTGACGCTGGC